A window of Pyrus communis chromosome 3, drPyrComm1.1, whole genome shotgun sequence genomic DNA:
ctgggcaatcgtcatgtcgcgttgtaccatcgatagcagctcattctcgagaagttgcaattttgtatcgttcctcttcgaaaagagtgtaacaaaagtgtcccatgcttcctttggcgttttagcatcccgaatgtgctccaacatttcttcttctattgtggtctttaaggcaaacattgatttgcctgctttaattttccacttccgcaagacaccgttaacatcttccgctgccggttgtgtaacttcactaccaccgacaacctcccacaagtcttgaccttgaaggtaagactctatacacgttgcccacgtgttatagttttggttgttgagcttcttgatttctccaacaacttgaagatcacctatcgtatcggcaagactttgactacaccgaacaagcttgagtgactaccgtgcagagtaatacactactctcgacacaaagaagctccctctcaaggtttgtgataaccccagcaataatctcaagaaatttttttctgatgtggaagatcagtcaaaactgcaaccacagagcatactcggaatttcaagagactttacaaccaatgctttaccaagaacgatccctgaccgacttggctcttataccaattgttgaataagaagagtatccaagataactctaatgatcccaagaagaagaaaaatagagcacactcttaaagaaagctcacaaaacaaactaattagcaaagcttttcttatttagctctaggctttgtttttccttggatgatatacaatgcttgaggacttgggtatttatagcaaaccaaatgaaagctacaccacacacttacttcacctacaacatccacctacttcacctacaacctccacttacttcaccaacctcacacacttacttcaccaacctcacacacttacttcacctacaacatccacctacaattgacattgattcatacaatgcttgaggacttgggtatttatagcaaaccaaatgaaagctacaccacacacttacttcacctacaacatccacctacttcacctacaacctccacttacttcaccaacctcacacacttacttcacctacaacatccacctacaattgacattgattcttaACATATCCTGCATGTACTACAAATCTTACTTTCTTGAATTTGAGTTATGCTGCTGCTTTGCAAAGTTGGGACCTTGCTGAGCTTGTTGCTTATTGCCCACGTCTCCGGCGCCTTTGGGTAAATTTACCACATCTTTCTTTGTCTCCAATTCTTCATTTTGTGAAAGTTTATCGATACATGAGAAGAAAAGACATGGTTTATAGttggaaaattaaaatcattattCATTGATCACGCGGAAGACATGATAACTCGAACCCGCTTTAGTTAActtgtttatttttctgaaCATTGCAAATACTTCATGTACAAGACTACGAATGTTGAAATCGGAGAGTTGGGCACCGTTGAAATCCTTAGGTGCTAACTCTTGATATCAAATTTTTATCACAGGTACTGGACACAGTGGAAGACCAAGGGTTGAAGGCTGTTGGATCTAACTGTCCTTTGCTTGAGGAACTCCGTGTTTTCCCTTCTGATCCTGACGGTGATGGTATTATCCGTGGGGTGACTGAATCTGGGTTTGTTGCCATGTCTCATGGCTGCAGAAAACTCCGTTATATCCTCTACTTCTGTTGGCAGATGACTAATGCCGCTGTGTCAACCGTTTCACAAAATTGCCCGGACATCACCCACTTTCGTCTCTGCAGAATGATCCCGGGGCAACCAGATTTCATAACGAACGAGCCTATGGATGAGGCTTTTGGTGCAGTTGTGAAGAATTGCACTAAACTCCAACGGCTTTCAGTGTCAGGTTTATTGACTGACCATGCCTTCGAATACATTGGGATGTATGCTAAGAATTTGGAAAAGCTTTCAGTAGCTTTCGCTGGAAAAAGTGATTTGGGGATGCAGTGTGTGCTGAAAGGTTGTCCAAAGCTCAAGAAACTTGAGATAAGGGACTGCCCGTTTGGGAATGAAGTTTTTCTCTCAGATATATAGAAGTAAGAATCCATGAGATCACTTTGGATGTCAGCCTGCAAGGTGACAATAAACGCCTGCCGGTTATTGGCAAGTCAGATGCCGAGATTGAATGTTGAGGTAATAAAGGATGAAGGGGATGATGACCGTGTGGCTGATAAAGTTTATGTTTACCGTTCTGTTGCTGGGCCAAGAAGGGATGCCCCGCCTTTTGTTCTCACTTTCTGAAGATTCAAACCTATTCTGCTAATGCCTTGAAGCTTACGGAGAAcatggtactctctctctctcacacgcatacgcacacacacacgcacaaaCTCATGGTCACACATGCAACCTTTTTCCTAATTTACCATGGGATAGGTTTGCGCACAAGCAAATGAATGGATCGCCAAGTTACTTATCTTTGAATCTGTAAGCATCGGGGTGCATGGTCTTCAACTATCCTGATCGCGGGTGAAGCTATTTCGTGAAGCCCTGCCTCTGacctaagaaaaatattattcataCAGCCTCAAGCTGCAGAGGACATTTGATAAAGATATTGGATATGAAATTTTCACTTTCATTCAGCTTAATGAAATGGAAGGTCGACAGAACGAAGGGCCAGAAATTACAGAACTTGGAATtcgtttgtttatttatttattttcttgataTACAAATTTGAGGAGAGCAAAAAGGAAGTCAAGGTTTATGAAGCAGAGCTTATGCCTCCACAACCTCCAGTGGCAGGATCTTATCTGCTTCCACAGCGAGGTTAGCCGTTCCCCTGAAAAGCAAGAATGCAAGGCTTCCGATGAAGAAATAGATGAAGCAGCCTTGGCTGTGTGTCACAAACGAACCAAAATCTGTTCCTACGATGCATTGCCACCCCAGCCCGTATGTCTCATCGAATTCCTGCATTGAAACAAGCAAAGAAGGCAAAAACAAACACTTGAATTTCAAATCATTTAGCGAGGATTCAATGCTGAGGATAATCCAGGAAAAGGAGGGGTGACCTTCTTTATGAATTGAGCAATTTCAGTGGGTTCAGTGACATCGAAGTTATCGAGAGCCTTTGCAGCTAAATGGAGAGCGTCTTGCTGCATTGCTTGAAGCATATCAGTCTCATTGATGACGGCTTTGCCTTCCAACATGGCTCCAAAAAATCCTGCCTGGAGTTGCCGCTGCTGTTGGGAAATAGCGAAAAAGCTAGCGGATAAGGCAATTTAGATTGCAGGCATAGGCTGTAGTGAAGTGAATTATATCGAATGGGAACTTCACATCTCTATGTGGTAGTCTCCATGCTGTGTGTGATTACCAAAGAATAATGCAAAGGATTAGAGCAAGGTGGTCAGAAAACAGACAAGCTGATTGTGTCATGGATGATGGGTCATGGAAGATGCATTGCTTGTGTACACGATCTCGCATCTTGTTCGATCAATGGCTGCGGTAGCGAGGGGCAGTTTTCAATTGGGGGTCCACATTATCTCGAAGAAGCAGGACGTTTGTGGTTGTATAAGTAGATGCTTCCTTTGAATTTCAGGATGCTGTTGTGAGTTTCATAGTcagttgtgttttttttaacctttttcgTTGATCCAAGAACTTGTAGCTTGTCATTGATCAAGGTTGATGAGAAAAATACTGcaaattaaatcaataaaaagagaaatattGCTTGTCTTATTATGCACTCAAAATGAGTGTGGCCTTTCTATGTTGTCCCAATCATTGATTGATACGTACTTATAAACT
This region includes:
- the LOC137728575 gene encoding LOW QUALITY PROTEIN: protein TRANSPORT INHIBITOR RESPONSE 1-like (The sequence of the model RefSeq protein was modified relative to this genomic sequence to represent the inferred CDS: substituted 2 bases at 2 genomic stop codons), whose product is MGLFRLWGTLWVQLPVWGRRGFALSLGRDVSLAVFGFAAEYPLLEELRLKRMTVTDESLEMLGVCFGGFKALSLVSCDGCGIDGLAAIATHSKNLIELDIQENQIDEKSGSWLGYFPETFTSLEILNFASLISDVDFDALERLVKRCISLRLLKVNKYVTLEQLQRLLTNSPQLVELGTGSFAVQEIAACQNSQLLRVFSNCANLNTLSGLWEATTLYLPVVYPVDTNLTFLNLSYAAALQSWDLAELVAYCPRLRRLWVLDTVEDQGLKAVGSNCPLLEELRVFPSDPDGDGIIRGVTESGFVAMSHGCRKLRYILYFCWQMTNAAVSTVSQNCPDITHFRLCRMIPGQPDFITNEPMDEAFGAVVKNCTKLQRLSVSGLLTDHAFEYIGMYAKNLEKLSVAFAGKSDLGMQCVLKGCPKLKKLEIRDCPFGNEVFLSDIXKXESMRSLWMSACKVTINACRLLASQMPRLNVEVIKDEGDDDRVADKVYVYRSVAGPRRDAPPFVLTF
- the LOC137729696 gene encoding dynein light chain 1, cytoplasmic-like gives rise to the protein MLEGKAVINETDMLQAMQQDALHLAAKALDNFDVTEPTEIAQFIKKEFDETYGLGWQCIVGTDFGSFVTHSQGCFIYFFIGSLAFLLFRGTANLAVEADKILPLEVVEA